A window of Chanos chanos chromosome 15, fChaCha1.1, whole genome shotgun sequence genomic DNA:
CTATATCACATGCTCTACCTTTACAATATCTCACTGGTATAGCCACAATTTGGGCTATAACAAAGATGAAACCATAGAAATTTGACCGTGTCGTCCTCTTTAAAATCttattgaaatatttatgaTGATATGAATTCATTTGAACCTTATCATGAAGAGGACTtttatcgttattattatttttattattattacgttTCAGCAGGGTGAATTAAGAAAAGAAGTCTGAGAACCTGAGTCCTCGGAATCATTTTTGCTACATATTTATACAGAGTAACCAAAAGTATTTCAGCGAAACTTGTTCAAGTCTTTACAGAAATCAATCTAAGTTATAATTCATAACTCAAAGAGTCACAGTGATAATTTACCTTTAGTTTGCTGCCTGTTAGTTCAGAGTAAAGCTGAACTTACCGAAGAGTGCATTGGCGAAACCATACCACCTGCAACCGTTAACGCCGACCAGCCACCTACCATAAATGTTCGCGACAAGACTAAGTGGAGTACCGAAGAGACAAACAAGCATGTCACTCACACTGATATTCagcaaaattaaattaatcGGAGTCCAGAGAACCTGGAACCTCGCAAACAACATAATAACAAAGAAATTGTTCAGGAATCCGAGGACGAAGATGATCCCTAAACAAATTGCCACTAGCGTGTGACCCGTGCGACTGAGTCCAGCGTGGTCTTTGAAGTTGCGTGCTTCACGCAGGCTGATGTTCGCACTTAAATCCAGAGCAGCGCTTCCTAATACACTAAAATTCACTATACCCTCTTGGACAACCATAGCAAATAACTGATAAAGACTCGAAACTGGAACTCAAACATGtaactgccacacacacacaaaagtcagTCTCTTAATTTCGAGGTTATAAAACGCAGTCGCAAAGACTGCTTGCATTGGTCCGCTTTATAAGATTATCGATCGACCAATCAGCTCAAATGCATGACGCCTCTCTCCTCATTATCCCCCTTCTCCAGTGACACTTTTAAAACAGTGTTGCCACAAAATTACTGGCAGTTGATTAACTGGTACAATAACCTACACTTTCTTCGATAAGggtgtatttgttgttttgtttcatttatttactctttctttctttctttctttctttctttctttcttattattttttattagtttttgttttgggttccAATAGTCTTATAatttcttcttattattattcttattcatACATCACATACCTAAGTTCATTTATCACTGTACTATGTTGATAAATTACAGCAGGCTGTGCAGGTGGACTGTTCACCTTTGCCCTTACATACCGTTAATGTCTATTGTAACTGATGATAACAGTTGACTGAAGGACGTGTTAACTGAAACAAACCTGTTGTCCACTCTGAAACGTCTGAAAGGCCGACCTAAGATTTGGTCCAGTGTATGTAGCCCTGACTACAGAGAGCATGAGGTcactttcttcatttcttcataTTTCTCTTATCAATACATACtgccttaaaaaaaactttaactctttacatttttttttttaatttattttgagttgtaacaaaatatctttaaaaGGGCTACAAGCAAACAGGTTCATTTCATCCCTCAGTCTCCTGAGTTCACACTACTTGTTGTAATGGGGATGCCAAACAAATTAAGAAGCAAACAGGTTGAGCACTGCAGTCTTCCCTCTCTTCTATTGCTCAGGCATAAATCTTATTTATTTGGGTGAAAGAACACAAATTAGGGCAGatggagggagtgaaagagttGCCAAGACATCAATAATCCAACAGCTGACATGTTGAGACCATCTGGGGTATTGTGCGGGACCAGTCAGGCCAAAGCAAATGGAGGAGTCAGCAAGAAGGCCTTGGAGGTTCTGAAAAGGTGATAAATTCATGTGGCCATTCATCTTGTCAAACAAGACAAGGTCACTGATATGGTGCAAGCCATTGTTTGAGATGGCATTTTCACATTCACGTTTGATTCCCCTCTGCACTCTTATTATTGCCATTATATTACTATATCACTTGCCTGTTCAGAGCaataagaaaagagaacaatttCGTGATTTGCATATATGCAACATTCTCCAAAAGAAAAGGTTAAAAGACAGTAACAGTAGACTGCCAAAGCCTGATTCTGGATGCGATCCAGTTTACATACATGGATATTTTGAAAAGTCCACTGCTGAAGGGGTTAACAATGAGCTGTACCGATATAGGCAAGCGTAACAGCAACAGGTCAGATTTGACTCAGCTCACGTTTCTCACTGGATCTTTATTAACCGAGCCCCTGGAAGATCAGATTGCGTGTGTGGGCACacatctcattcaaaatgttgtcATTCACATCATCCCTTCCCTTCCCAAAGgcgttgttttatttttttactaatAGGTACTGCCGATGGTGGGCGAGAGTGGGAgatgaggtagagacagaagaACCGATTTAATGGTATTGTTTCTCTTTGCATTGATACACAGAGTGACTCCTCCCTCCCCTAGGCTTCCACCAGTTGCTGCCCCACCGGAACTTTGTAGGTGGACTGTGAGCTATGTGGTGAATACGGTACGTGTGAAttgagtatgcatgtgtgtatatgtgtgtgtgtgtgtgtgtgggggagacGCAGCTCGCTATCACGAGAGCGCAGCAGACGACGCCTGTCATGATGGAGAGGCTGCACGTGAGTTTGCATCATTTAATGCTGGAAACGTGTGGGCAGCGTTTGATATGACTCATCCACCTCAGGTGGACACAGAGCCTTAATCCCATTGGCTGTAAACATAACCAAGAACAAAGCCCATCTGAAGGCAGCCATCCTCTCACATCAGGAAAATGTCTTATTGctcaaaatgtaatttatgtgCATTTTCAGATACACAGTATAAAAATCCCATTCAGGAGGAAGTGGTGGAGGCACAACTATCTACAAGGAACGATTCAGAATCTAAATCGGGTATCCACTGagcttttatttttgatttgagATATGAACAGATAAAGATATGGAAGGCAAGTAACTATTACTTTAGGAAAGGAATAATTAACAATATCTCATATTTACAAGTTTCATATTTCCAAATGCCCTGCTATTTTTGGCATTCAACAACTCCTCATAAGGTTCATAAGGTTCTGAGGATATTCAATTAAAAACTGAACGCTTGACAACTAGCACTgtcaaaaagagggaaaagggtCGTAATGTCCACAACAGAACAAGATAGATGCTGAACTAAATGCAAGTTAGTGCATATTCATATTATTGTTGCATGTACATCTGGACACATTCTGAGTTCACTGATATACTGAAGCCCAACGAAGTTTAATCTGTAAGGTTCAAAATTGTTTATTATCAAAAAATACGTATGTATTTGCAAGTAATACTTAAAGCTCTACAAAGGACTTATCATTCtgttcaaactttttttttctttccttctttctgctCTTCCCTTGAGAGGACAAACAGTATTGGAGGTGTACTTTGACACAATTGTGTTCTCTGTCCTCAACCATAGCGAGTAGGAGAAGCATGCCAGTTTTCAAACTGGTTTTCTCAGTCAGCAGAATATAAGGATCTAGCTTGTTGCTCTGGTTGTTGCTCTGGTTGTATAAACAGATAGTAATCGGTCAGCAATGCTTTGAGTCAGTTAGGAATCTTTGCTGCCTTGAGTACTGCAGGCTGGAAATCCAACAGTTTTAAAGGATAAGTTCCAAGACTTTCCAAGGTATTTCCAAGACTTGCTGAAGCATGTAACTGTGATTTTCACAGTTTGTTCAACTGTTCCGGTTGGCTGATAAGTCCTGATAACTCCTTTCTTCAGCCATGAAAACCGCATGAAAATTGCTTTTCAGTACCAGTACAAATCTTTGCTCCTTTCAGGAACTTgtacacctaaaaaaaaaaaaaagaacaggaaaaggCAAATCAAAAAGTAATATTCAACTTTATGTTCAGTTACAGCTTCCTAATTATAGTTACCAATTTTGAGAGCAAAACTGAACCCTTAGAGAGAAGTTGAACCTGTTGAACCTCTTTTGCAACAGGttatttccttcattttgcTATCATATATCACCATCAACAGACTCCATCATAAACTGTCTGTTACAATTATTCCTCGTGTTAATGGGTACAGTTAGTACCCAAACACCCACGGAACTCTGACATAAATCTgaatttcaggaaaaaaaacaaaaaagggggggaaaagacagagtatcaggaaagaacagaacaagTACCAGAGTCGTGACGGTTTATTCGGCTGCCAGGTGGATCTCTGAAGTCAGCAGTGTTGTTCCACTCTGAACCAGAGTCTGACTTAGACAAAGGAGACACGACTACACCGCCGGTTGGTCGATCCATGTACAGCAAATTAAGGAAGGAGCTTGAGCTGCCCTCAGCAGAAGGCTGTGGATACACTAGTGAGGGGACATCAAAGCTGGCCCCTTGCCTTGTAGGATATGCCCACAGGCCTGAAGACAGTCCCTGGGGACCCATGATTACCCCTTGGGAAGGATGCGGGTCTTCGCTAAACTGGGTCAGCGCTGAGGAGCTTGGAGAATATGTAGCTTTGGACCACGATGGGCTGGGATAAGCCACAGAtgaagatgtgtgtgcatgcatatctGAAAAAATCGGCGTATTTCATGATGATTATATGTGAGCAAATAACCTTTATGGCTGgtgtgtatttcagtttctATCAGACTGTCAAATTTGAGTTCAACCCTCAGATACTGTTCATTTAGATGTAAATATGACCAAATCAATCCATGATGACTCTACTCTTAGTCTTTAAACATAATCTAAAACCATAAATATGgcaaagaacaaacacagagagtaaacGAGAGGGTTCAACACACCAGATCTGTACGACTTGAGGCTAGACTTGGTCTTGTTGCTGAGATCTTTCGGTATGTTGGCCTTGTTGAGAGCACGGGAAAAGTGCTCATCCACAACTGCGTTGATATCACCCTGATAATAGGTGAACAGCTGTGACGGCTCCTTAGTTTGCTTGGTCCCTGGGGTGTCTGTGCTTCCGTTTTCCATCACTGGTTTAATTTAGATCTATAAAACCAAACCACGTTCGTCGTTAcccaaaaaaatgaaaccagaaaATACATAAAGTAATTCGAAACCTGGTCTCTTGAAAAGACGCAGCGCATGAACAATGCTATGACAGCGACTCAAGTTTTCTCAGTGACTTAACAATACTGAAATCACATAAAAATTTGTGATCATTCAATTCAACTTAACTTATTCCATGCAAATATCCATGTGCCTACCTGAAGGTAACGTCGAATCTGATTTAGCGGCATATGATTTTGTTGACGTGCGACATTATTCAGACGAGACAAAAATATGTTATCCGATTTTGTCCTACACAAGTCCCCAAGAAGTCCATAGTCAGATTCGTTGAGCAAAGATCCGTCCGCAAATAGAGAGGTTACTCTTGGACTGCCACGAACGAGAATGAGTCTATGAGTGTCTTTACGtactatcaaaataaaatgctgtcAGGCTAGTTTGACAAGAAAGCTACAGTTGAAAATCTCTTTCCTTGGCCAAATGACAGAGTTAAAATTCCTTTTACAGGAGTCACGCCACAAGCTAGTTGCACTCACGCAATTTTCTAGTCTTCGAGGAAAGGAACTAATACACATATTTTGATTTCAAATTCGTGTGAATGCTAATatgcaagaaaaacaaaaatacctaTCATTGTACCATAAACACACCCAACAACATAAGACTTTAAATTGGCTTGTATTTACTGATATATAATATCACTTTCTATGTCATGAATGATGAGAAATTAAAACAGTTCTGTATCACTCTCAAGGTCAGTTCAAACTATTGTGCTGGAGGGCAGATATGTAGCCTACTAGAAAGAAAAGGTCAAAAAGCGATGACATCAGGATAGAAGTAAAAGGAATATCCAGTAAAGAATGTAATATTTGATGAGGCTGTTGACATATGGTACCTGAACATAAAAGTCCAACCAAACTCTGAGGAATGTTGGTATGGCAACAACGTGAGTCAGAAATTCAGATATCAAGATTCACCATAACAGAAGTTGAAGTTATTTTTAGGAGGTCCTTTTAATTACAAAATATATAGCAGATGCCGGCAGTGCTCACTTTTATTAGGAAAAACACTCCCAATAAAACTCAGAGGGAGAAGAGTATGATACCAGCAGAGGAAATGGTTTCAGACAACGCTAAAGATATAGATGTACCAAGGGACGCGCATTttagaaattttttttttttttacaaaaaaaacacaaagacacagttaGGAGTAGGCGGAGCTTTAACGCAGCCAGGACGATGTGTTTCATTAAGTCTATGCCTCGTCCTCATCGCTCCCTGCCAGGCTGCTGTCGGTTGAATCCAAAGCAGCCTCGTCCGCTTCCGCTCCTGGGgtctcctctgttctttcccCTCCCACGTGCCCCTGCGCGTGGGTCTGCTCCGTCCCGTGCTCTGACGGCTGGCTGGAGGAGGCCTCCGTGGCTGCCTGGCTGGAGGAGGCCTCCGTGGCTGCCTGGCTGGAGGGCTCTTCCGTGGAGGTTTTCTCCGCCGTGCCGTCCGTTCCGCTGGCTTTAGCGGAGTTTTGTTTCCCTGCCTCGTCGCCGAGAAACGCTGACCAACCTTTCAGCCTCTCCTCCCGCTCACGGGCCGTCTCCTCAATCTTAGGAGAGACGGgtgacaggaagaaaaaaaaaaaaagagagagggggagagaaagggagagagagagagcgagagagagaggcagcggCATGACAGAACGTTCAGTATTTTCTTCATTTGATACAGAAAAGTAAAGATGAAAAGCAAGGATGGTATATCGCTAAAGGTGATCGAACTCTGTATCAAGATACAAAATAAATCTGATAGAAGCATGCTCAACAACAGTGCGGACCTCTTTCGTGTCAGAGGTATGCGTCTGTGGGGTGGATGCCACACTTCTTACCTGGTAATCAGTCGCGCCATCCCACAACTCTGCACTCAGCTTCCTTCCCCCGAACCAGCGCCCGTTTAATGCCACCTGGCACATGTCTGCTTCCTCAGGCTCTTTGAATGCCACTGATGCCACTCCGTCAGGGTGTCTCTGAACAGTGTAGGTTGGCACACAGAAAAAGACTTACAGTCGATAAGGCAGCCCAGATAAGACGATGCATATTACTGGTTGTCTCCATCTCACTTTGTCGGTTATACCTCTCTCCGCGTCTTTGTTTCTATTTGAGTGAATGACGTGTTTAGGACGCTGCAGGCGGCATAAGCGACTTATGGAGTGAGATATGGAGAATAAACAGTTACATAACCAACCACTCACATCAAATATGATGACCTTCTTCACTTGCCCAAACTTTTCACACTCTGTGCGGAGGTCTTCACGATACTCATTCAGCACCAGGGGATCTTCctggaaaaacacaaattaacATGCGGACAAACATGGTACAGCTCATCTTTACATCATCAAGGCCTTGCCTTCGCAGTGCATCACATCTCTACTGCTTTATGTTCAGGTGTGGGTGGAACATGTGTGCTTAACGCCAACGCTTAATGCTGCAACACTCCCGGCCGGGTTTTAAAGTTTGTCATCAAAACTCGGGGAGAAAATTGGTTTGACCCAAAGGTGCCGCAAGATAAAATACAGAGGAAATGAGCAGAAGTCTGTCTAATTTCTCTGTCACACCTGAATTCCACACAAGCAGAAGGCTTCCAGTCGAGATGAAGGATGATACTGCACCTGCCTGAGGAATGCAGACAGACCTGATGTGTGACGCAGGGtgacttctctcacacacatacacacacacactaaaaaaaggCGACGTCAAGCAACCAAAACCACTCGTGCAAATTATCGACGATGCAATTAAAACGATTATGTTGGCTTTGGCGTCTGTAGAGGTGGTCTCGGGGCAGGATGGGAGGAGAGACTGCATGTAAACATGACTTTCATTATCctaaaaacaagacaaactgtCTCCCGACATGGGCTGTGAGCAGTGAGCCTAAGACAAGCAGGCCTACCTTTCTCTACATTCCCTACAGTTGCTGTTTATAGTTCTAGACAAAAGGCTTACACATGCAAGGAAACAGTCTGCGGAGACAACAGATACTCTGTTGGAAGAGCTGGACTGACATTTGTGTTTAGGAAGAGGTTTGAATAATGTAGAATTTGGAATAACCTCCGGCTTGCTCTAGGGCCAATTTTAGAACTTAGTTCCAGCCATCAAACTCCAAATTCAGGAAAATattgaatacttttttttttgtcttaagtCTAACATCACAAACCGCTGATAGTTGAATGACAGTCGCAAGGACGTTCTGATCAGTCAGGCGACACTGatcggtgaaaaaaaaaaaaaacaacacgcGGAAGAACGCAGCACAGACAAGTACCTGTGACTGCGTTTCAAGTCATTAGGAGAAACCATAAATCACATCGCGGCGCATTTACCAAACCCTGTCATCGATGGACCccggcctgtttttttttttcttttttttttcagttctggCCGAGCGCACTTGATAAGCCAGTTATTAAAATGTGGATCATTTTGAACACGGTGTGGTAAAgcaaggcttaaaaaaaaaaaaaaaaaaagccaaaaaacatGTGGAGGATGGGAATGCCTTGGGGAGGGGACTGAGACACAGTGTGATAGTCTAACGCCCCCTAATCCCAGCGCCGTGACATATCCGTCTCACGCCCCGCTCCCCCCCACGAGGCAACGGCGAGAGCAGTGAGTAAGCGGTGAGAAGAGTCTGAGTCTTTACCTCGAAGTCTTTGGGGTGGAACATGTTCTTAATGATGATCACGCGCTCGTGTCTCTTACGGGCCTCCCCCTTCTTCTCCGGCCTCCAGTCCAGCTGCCTGCAAGTCACGACGAGTTTAGAAATCAGCCCCACCGTACACATGCACGTGCAAAcaagccaaccccccccccgcctcagCGTTTCCTAATCCTGCTCCTAGAGGACCACAGCTCTGCTCATTTAGCTCCCCctggtctgttctgttctgttctaacACACCGCTTAATCGCTCCTCAGATCACTATCAGGCCTTTGATTGGGAAAGTTAAGTGCATTAGAGAAGGAAAAGGCCGAAACGAATACCGAAAAAACAAGTGAGTTCGACTGGGAAAATTCTGACAGAACTAATCCCGGCGTACGACATTTCAAGCCCGCTGCAACTGCAAAAGTCACATATCAACATCACAAATACGACTCCTCTGAGGCTGTTTGGACAGACCCACGAATACCCGACGGCAGAGGGAGATAAAACGAACAAAACCGACCAGGAAGAATACGGCTCACGGGGGGGCATGTGCAACCTAGTTCCAATCAGTGGTTATTCATTTctgacaataaataaaagagaaagagatgtgtttTCATACTTGTGTTGCTGCTGCATCCTCTTGCGGTATtccttgctctttttctttttcttgcttgcGTCGTATTGACCCTTGAGCTCAAAGCGTGCCGCCTCCACGTGCAGCTGGTAGCCCCTGATTTCCGACTCGTCCAGCAGACGCGCCGCAAGGGCCACAGACTCCCTCTACAGAGCAAGACACGCGGCACATGAATCTCCCAGCGCATAAAGCGTAGTACGCGCTTCTGCAATATGTACACCTCAAACGCTGACATTTTTTAACTCAATAAAAATTCAAGAGAACAGGTGGCGTTGGCCTGATTACACGTTAAGAGTTACGagaggtgaaaaatgaaaagacctTGAGGTAGCAGCAGAGCCCGTCGCCTTTTTGGTTTCCCTCTTTGTCCTTATAGAGTTTGATTTTGTACTCCTCTGTGACGGGGTCTCGCATTATGATGCCGCATTTAGACATGACTTCCACAAACTCCTCGGGTGTTATGTCCGGTGGAAGGcctgagggggggaaaaaaagcataagGCATTGTTGACGGACAactcttatttaaaaaaaagtaataattaaataaaaatagatcAATAAGAAAagctctgtaaacacagcagcTGCCATTATATTGTTTCCTGGTTAATCTTTAGCCGTATGTAACTGCACTTTAGTAAATAAGTTATCCCTTTTAAAGCAACGTGTAAAACGAGTAATCTTCAGTGCATAATTACTTATGCAATTATGTATTCCACGCAtgattaacacactgatatgtTTTACAGAGAGATGCTAAGCAAACAATGCATTAGACACAgtgactgtaaaacaaaaacgaaacaaaacaaaaacaaataccaacctgacacatacacattagtgtttttgtcttgttcgACGTCAAACCAACCTGAAACAGAGTTGAGACAATTCGGATTAACCCATTACACACTTCTCCTTTCATAAATAGGTTCCGGTTCCGTTTTTTAAAGCCATTGGGCCAGAGCCACTGTATATGTACCTGggtctgcttttcttttctctcctttctgtttgGCCTCTTTAGGCTTGTCTGCGTCGGGGTTGCCCTCCGGCTTCTTGCTCTCCTCAGGCTGAGCTGAGGTCTTACTGGGCGTGCCTGAAGCAGCTGGTTCAGCGGCCCCTTCCTCACTGAACCCATAATTGGCTTGATACGCAGCCAAAAAGTCCTCGGTTATCTAGAGAGAGTAGAAACCCTTTGTTACGCGGATCCGCGGTGGTACAAATGAACCTGTGGTTACTTTTCCTGCCTCTCCTAATTCAGTAGAAAACACACTCTTTGCTGAATATGCTTTGGAGGAGAAAACAATGTCTGAAAAGAACGATTCATTTTTCATAATCTTACTACCATATTCAGTGTGACTATATTTAAGATAGAACTAGTAAATATGTAACATATATAGAGAATGGGGTGGACACATTCTTGACAGCTAACGAAGAGCTGTCTACCTTAGGAAACCATGCTTTCTTATCATGATCCCAGTCGTACACGGTCCCGTCCACTGGGTCCACGTACGTATACGGATCatctccatctccctctttcCGCCCATACAGCTGTTCCAACCGGAGCTGCTCGTGGAACTCCTTATTCCCATCCGAGTTTCCACTCATCTGCTGGCACGCACATAGCGGGGAAGACCAGGGTTAATGTAGCTCAAGCAGCACTGTGGTAGTGGACGGTTATTATTAACCCTCCACTTACTCACTGAAACTCACAACTAACATCATTCATGAACAGCCAACTACGTTAGAGTCTAGTGTTAAGATACCTGCACAAACAAAACTAGAGCTAGCTTTTATTTTAGCAGACGGTTTCACAGTAATTCGCGAGCGCGCTAGCCTCATTCATAGGTTACACTGATCACGCTTTGGTAACGTATAGGATTGAATTGCATTAGTCAAGTAAATTGAATTAAACGTAACATATATCAAGCGCTCAGGCAAAAGCGCTCTGCTGTTTAAAACTGTAGTTACGAAACAACGGCAAACTATGCTTTATTattacaaaacaagaaacaactTACTGCCAAGCGCCAATTTTGAgatggtaaaataaaacacttcCGGGGTCAACATTCATGGCGTT
This region includes:
- the htatsf1 gene encoding 17S U2 SnRNP complex component HTATSF1 encodes the protein MSGNSDGNKEFHEQLRLEQLYGRKEGDGDDPYTYVDPVDGTVYDWDHDKKAWFPKITEDFLAAYQANYGFSEEGAAEPAASGTPSKTSAQPEESKKPEGNPDADKPKEAKQKGEKRKADPGWFDVEQDKNTNVYVSGLPPDITPEEFVEVMSKCGIIMRDPVTEEYKIKLYKDKEGNQKGDGLCCYLKRESVALAARLLDESEIRGYQLHVEAARFELKGQYDASKKKKKSKEYRKRMQQQHKQLDWRPEKKGEARKRHERVIIIKNMFHPKDFEEDPLVLNEYREDLRTECEKFGQVKKVIIFDRHPDGVASVAFKEPEEADMCQVALNGRWFGGRKLSAELWDGATDYQIEETAREREERLKGWSAFLGDEAGKQNSAKASGTDGTAEKTSTEEPSSQAATEASSSQAATEASSSQPSEHGTEQTHAQGHVGGERTEETPGAEADEAALDSTDSSLAGSDEDEA